In Pedobacter sp. W3I1, one DNA window encodes the following:
- a CDS encoding type III polyketide synthase, with protein sequence MSVTVKAVSKALPEFWRSTEEILPFLDVWLKDQDDRFIRKVKKIFESAAVDKRYSIMSPEEVFSDLSFEERNNIYVREGIKLGAKCLETALEKANWHAQDLDYIITVSCTGIMIPSLDAYLINLLKLRQDIVRLPVTEMGCAAGVSGMIYAKNFLKANPGKRAAVIAVESPTATFQLNDFSMANIVSAAIFGDGAACVLLSSNEEDTGPEILAEEMYHFYDAEEMMGFKLTNTGLQMVLDVAVPETIASHFPNIIHPFLKKNGFGINDIDHLIFHPGGKKIIQIVEELFNQLNKNIDETKEVLRLYGNMSSATVLYVLERIMDKKPMPGEKGLMLSFGPGFSAQRILLQW encoded by the coding sequence ATGAGCGTAACCGTAAAAGCAGTAAGTAAAGCCTTGCCCGAATTCTGGAGATCGACCGAAGAGATTTTACCTTTTCTGGATGTTTGGTTAAAAGATCAGGATGATCGCTTTATCAGGAAGGTAAAAAAGATTTTTGAAAGCGCCGCAGTAGATAAAAGATACTCGATCATGTCGCCCGAAGAGGTTTTTAGTGATTTAAGTTTTGAGGAGCGAAACAACATTTATGTAAGAGAAGGGATTAAGTTGGGTGCTAAATGTTTGGAAACCGCGCTCGAAAAAGCCAACTGGCACGCTCAGGATTTAGATTACATCATTACGGTAAGCTGCACCGGAATCATGATCCCTTCATTAGATGCCTATCTGATCAACTTACTAAAACTCCGCCAGGATATTGTTCGTTTACCGGTAACCGAAATGGGTTGTGCTGCTGGTGTATCAGGCATGATTTACGCTAAGAATTTTCTGAAAGCAAATCCAGGCAAACGCGCAGCAGTTATTGCGGTAGAATCGCCAACGGCAACCTTTCAATTAAACGACTTTTCGATGGCCAACATTGTAAGTGCAGCAATATTTGGCGATGGTGCCGCCTGTGTATTATTAAGTTCGAATGAAGAAGATACCGGGCCGGAGATTTTGGCAGAAGAAATGTACCATTTTTACGATGCTGAAGAAATGATGGGATTTAAACTCACCAATACCGGACTGCAAATGGTACTGGATGTAGCAGTTCCTGAAACCATCGCCAGTCATTTCCCCAACATCATCCATCCATTTTTGAAGAAAAACGGATTCGGGATTAACGATATAGACCATTTGATCTTCCATCCGGGCGGAAAAAAGATTATCCAGATTGTTGAAGAATTATTTAATCAGTTAAACAAAAATATAGATGAAACGAAAGAAGTTTTAAGGCTTTACGGAAACATGAGCAGCGCAACAGTTCTCTATGTTTTAGAACGGATTATGGACAAAAAGCCAATGCCTGGAGAAAAAGGACTGATGTTAAGCTTCGGCCCGGGCTTTTCGGCACAACGCATACTTTTACAATGGTAA
- the lpxK gene encoding tetraacyldisaccharide 4'-kinase has protein sequence MLLNYLRLLLLPFSIIYGMAIILRKKLYDWGLMRAVKFDLPVVCVGNLAVGGSGKTPTTEYLVRLLADYKIAILSRGYGRKTKGFIVADSAATAETIGDEPLQYHQKFAAVTVAVCEDRVNGIKQLKDSHDLIILDDAFQHRAVNAGFNVLLFEFRKLGTLQFLLPAGNLRDVFSSRKRADVLLVTKSPVPLLPIAQQASINELQPNANQPVLHSYLKYGDLIHLYHNESRTLESIKGFEIFLLTGIANPAPLIEELEKYAETIKHEEFPDHYAFKNDDIKKFKSVFMASAKKDKIIITTEKDSKRLRATGFEDLLVDLPVYYLPIEVELFEKDKITFDELILNYVKSNRRNR, from the coding sequence ATGCTACTTAACTATCTACGTCTTTTACTGCTTCCTTTTTCAATCATTTATGGAATGGCTATTATCCTCCGTAAAAAACTTTACGATTGGGGATTGATGCGTGCTGTAAAGTTCGATTTGCCGGTAGTCTGCGTAGGCAATTTAGCCGTTGGCGGATCGGGCAAAACACCAACAACGGAATATTTGGTGAGGTTGCTGGCCGATTATAAAATAGCCATATTAAGTAGGGGATATGGACGGAAAACAAAAGGTTTTATTGTTGCCGATAGCGCTGCAACTGCCGAAACGATAGGGGATGAACCTCTACAGTACCATCAGAAATTTGCAGCTGTTACCGTTGCGGTTTGTGAAGACCGTGTGAACGGGATTAAGCAATTGAAAGACAGTCATGATTTAATTATCCTTGATGATGCCTTTCAACACCGTGCGGTAAATGCAGGGTTTAATGTTTTGCTATTCGAGTTTAGAAAGTTGGGTACTTTACAGTTTTTATTGCCTGCCGGTAATTTAAGAGATGTTTTCTCCTCGCGTAAAAGGGCCGATGTATTATTGGTCACAAAATCGCCAGTTCCGTTGTTACCTATTGCGCAGCAGGCTTCTATAAATGAGTTACAGCCAAATGCAAATCAACCCGTATTACATTCTTATTTAAAGTATGGCGATCTTATCCATTTATACCACAACGAAAGCCGCACACTCGAGTCGATTAAAGGTTTTGAAATTTTCCTGCTTACCGGAATTGCAAATCCAGCCCCGTTAATAGAAGAGCTTGAAAAATATGCTGAAACCATTAAACACGAAGAATTTCCAGATCATTATGCTTTTAAAAATGATGATATTAAGAAGTTTAAATCGGTTTTTATGGCCAGTGCTAAAAAAGATAAAATCATTATCACAACAGAAAAGGATAGCAAGCGTTTAAGAGCTACCGGATTTGAAGATTTACTGGTAGATTTACCTGTATATTATTTACCCATTGAGGTTGAATTATTTGAAAAAGATAAGATTACCTTTGACGAACTCATTTTAAACTATGTTAAGAGCAATAGAAGAAACCGTTGA
- a CDS encoding methyltransferase domain-containing protein: MRVDTTYRSTAPEIMDDFAMEGEILRDALDKIASINQLLGGNKVTLDGVKTLIASKPLDQVIRITDIGCGNGDMLRTLADYAKKRGLHFILKGIDANRFTINHAQSLSANYPNITYACSDIFDDLNKTEPCDIMLCTLTLHHFKDEEIIKLLENFKRSATMGIVINDLQRSAVAYYLFKALCYVFRLNDMSREDGLVSILRGFKKADLLKYTKQLKLKSSSIKWKWAFRYQWIIKTI; the protein is encoded by the coding sequence ATGCGAGTAGATACTACATATAGAAGCACAGCACCAGAGATTATGGATGATTTCGCTATGGAAGGTGAAATATTGCGCGATGCACTTGACAAAATAGCCAGCATTAACCAACTCCTTGGTGGTAACAAAGTTACGCTCGATGGGGTTAAAACCTTAATCGCCAGCAAACCATTGGATCAAGTTATACGTATTACTGATATTGGTTGTGGAAATGGAGATATGTTACGCACTTTGGCCGATTACGCAAAAAAACGAGGTTTACATTTTATTTTAAAAGGGATAGATGCCAATAGATTCACCATAAATCATGCGCAAAGTTTGTCTGCAAACTACCCGAATATAACCTATGCCTGTAGCGATATTTTTGACGATTTAAATAAAACAGAACCTTGCGATATTATGCTTTGTACCTTAACGTTACATCATTTTAAAGATGAAGAAATTATTAAGCTGTTAGAAAATTTTAAAAGATCAGCAACAATGGGTATTGTAATAAACGACCTACAAAGAAGTGCAGTAGCCTATTACCTGTTTAAAGCTTTATGTTATGTTTTCCGTTTAAATGATATGTCGCGAGAGGATGGCTTAGTATCTATTCTACGTGGATTTAAAAAAGCAGATTTGCTTAAATATACCAAACAATTAAAGCTAAAATCGAGTTCGATAAAATGGAAATGGGCTTTCCGCTACCAATGGATAATTAAAACAATATGA
- a CDS encoding 3-hydroxyacyl-ACP dehydratase FabZ family protein, which produces MTTQEIIDQLPYGKSFLFVDELLHVDENGAKGIYTYRKDLPFYESHFKNHPLTPAVILTETMAQIGLVCLGIYLLKDIDQNVSIAMTSNVIDFLKPVYPGEQVTVTSEKLYFRFNKLNCKVKMENEAGEMICKGNISGMLISKENG; this is translated from the coding sequence ATGACTACACAAGAAATAATAGATCAACTGCCTTACGGTAAATCTTTTCTTTTTGTTGATGAGTTATTGCATGTTGATGAAAATGGAGCGAAGGGAATATATACTTATAGGAAAGATCTTCCCTTTTACGAAAGTCATTTTAAAAATCACCCCCTTACCCCTGCAGTGATCCTCACCGAAACCATGGCACAGATTGGATTGGTCTGTTTAGGCATTTACCTGTTAAAAGATATTGATCAAAATGTATCCATTGCCATGACGTCAAACGTTATTGACTTTTTAAAACCGGTTTACCCTGGTGAGCAGGTTACGGTAACGAGTGAGAAATTGTATTTTAGGTTTAATAAACTGAATTGCAAGGTAAAAATGGAAAATGAAGCAGGCGAAATGATTTGCAAAGGAAATATTTCCGGAATGTTAATTTCGAAAGAAAATGGATAA
- a CDS encoding NAD(P)/FAD-dependent oxidoreductase, translating to MQAETEILIIGGGLAGLTAALHLNKLGLNVTLIEKDTYPHHKVCGEYISNEVLPYFEWLGLDIENLAPTFISDLLFTSNLGKSIQTKLPLGGFGLSRYTIDHYLYTELIRRKVNVIHNRVVEINFANNQFTVTTANNSFVAAYVIGAYGKRSSIDIKLNRSFINKQSPYLAVKAHYKADFPNNLVSLHNFEGGYCGVSKVENDRLNICYLANYERFKKYKNLLAFQENVLYKNSYLKAIFENATSLFDVPLTIGQISFEGKEPVHNHILMIGDTAGLIHPLCGNGMAMAIHSAKIVSALLHQKIEGQMSSRAALEKSYTAHWNREFKSRLKMGRVLSSLLSNNKFESLAMNALIKMPFLLHKIIKQTHGKPIRISL from the coding sequence ATGCAAGCCGAAACAGAAATTTTAATTATTGGTGGTGGATTGGCTGGTTTAACAGCGGCACTTCACCTGAATAAGCTGGGTTTAAATGTTACACTGATCGAGAAAGATACTTATCCGCACCATAAAGTTTGTGGCGAATATATTTCGAATGAGGTGCTCCCCTATTTTGAATGGCTCGGTCTGGATATCGAAAATCTTGCCCCTACATTTATCAGCGATCTGCTTTTCACCTCAAATCTTGGCAAAAGTATACAGACAAAATTGCCGCTGGGTGGTTTTGGTTTAAGCAGATATACCATTGATCATTATTTGTATACTGAACTGATCAGGAGAAAGGTAAACGTAATTCATAATCGCGTTGTAGAAATAAATTTTGCCAATAACCAATTTACAGTAACAACTGCAAACAATTCTTTTGTTGCAGCCTACGTTATTGGCGCTTATGGAAAAAGATCGTCCATTGATATTAAACTAAACCGCAGTTTTATCAATAAACAATCGCCCTATCTGGCCGTTAAAGCACATTATAAAGCTGATTTTCCGAATAATCTGGTTAGCCTGCATAATTTTGAAGGTGGCTATTGTGGCGTTTCAAAAGTTGAAAATGACCGGTTGAATATCTGTTATCTGGCCAACTATGAGCGTTTCAAAAAGTACAAAAACCTGCTTGCCTTCCAGGAAAACGTTCTTTATAAAAATAGCTATCTGAAAGCTATTTTCGAAAATGCCACCAGTTTATTCGATGTTCCGTTAACCATCGGTCAGATTTCTTTCGAGGGTAAAGAACCTGTGCATAACCATATTTTGATGATTGGTGATACTGCCGGGTTAATTCATCCACTTTGTGGAAACGGTATGGCCATGGCCATTCACAGTGCCAAAATTGTTTCAGCACTTTTGCATCAAAAAATCGAGGGTCAGATGAGTTCGCGTGCAGCACTGGAAAAAAGTTATACCGCACACTGGAACAGGGAATTTAAAAGCCGCTTAAAAATGGGTAGAGTGTTGTCTTCTTTGCTGAGCAACAATAAATTCGAAAGTTTAGCTATGAATGCGTTGATTAAAATGCCCTTTCTGCTCCATAAAATAATTAAACAAACACATGGCAAACCCATTAGAATTTCATTATAA
- a CDS encoding beta-ketoacyl synthase codes for MDNRVVITGLGVCAPNGTTIHEFSDAIKKGLSGIRHQPDLEALNFSCQIAGKPALSEERISQYFTPLELRNLNSTGIIYGVIAGLDAWKDAGLTIENNDEPDWDSGTIFGAGTSGIDKFRWAINKIDALEIKKLGSSVVIQTMASGVSAFISGKLGLGNQVTTNSSACATGAESILLAYERIKTGQATRMLAGSTSDSGPYIWGGFDAMKVCTFKHNDEPEKGSRPMSATASGFVPGSGAGALVLESLESAVARKAKIYGEVLGGHINSGGQRGLGTMTAPNPAAVQRCIQKALKNAGIEAREIDVINGHLTATTKDALEIENWKTALQLPVDDFPYINSLKGMVGHCIAASGSIECVASMLELSEGFIFPNINCEDLSPEITTLINPKCIPQTVIHKPFNILAKASFGFGDINACIIFKKYAHE; via the coding sequence ATGGATAACAGGGTTGTAATTACAGGTTTAGGCGTATGCGCACCAAATGGTACTACTATCCATGAGTTTTCTGATGCGATAAAAAAAGGACTTTCTGGCATCCGCCATCAGCCCGATCTGGAAGCCTTAAATTTTTCTTGCCAGATTGCAGGTAAACCAGCACTTAGCGAAGAGCGGATCAGCCAATATTTTACACCGCTTGAATTACGAAACCTAAACAGTACAGGAATTATATATGGTGTTATTGCCGGTTTGGATGCCTGGAAAGACGCAGGCTTAACCATCGAAAATAATGACGAACCCGACTGGGATAGCGGTACCATTTTCGGAGCGGGTACTTCTGGTATAGATAAATTTAGATGGGCAATTAATAAAATAGATGCACTTGAAATTAAAAAATTGGGAAGTTCTGTAGTGATACAAACCATGGCCAGCGGCGTAAGTGCTTTTATCAGTGGCAAGCTCGGCCTGGGTAATCAGGTGACTACCAATTCATCTGCCTGCGCAACAGGAGCAGAAAGCATATTGCTGGCTTACGAAAGGATTAAAACAGGTCAGGCCACAAGAATGTTAGCAGGCAGTACCAGCGACAGTGGCCCCTACATTTGGGGCGGTTTTGATGCCATGAAGGTTTGCACCTTTAAACACAATGATGAACCGGAAAAAGGTAGCCGCCCTATGAGTGCAACAGCAAGTGGCTTTGTACCCGGAAGCGGGGCAGGAGCTTTGGTGTTAGAATCGCTCGAAAGCGCAGTGGCAAGGAAAGCCAAAATTTATGGCGAGGTGCTTGGGGGGCATATCAACTCTGGTGGTCAGCGTGGCCTGGGCACCATGACTGCACCAAACCCTGCTGCTGTACAGCGATGCATTCAAAAAGCATTAAAAAATGCAGGTATTGAAGCCCGAGAAATAGATGTGATTAATGGCCACCTTACCGCAACAACTAAAGATGCGCTCGAAATAGAAAACTGGAAAACAGCACTGCAATTACCTGTTGACGATTTCCCGTACATTAACTCTTTGAAAGGCATGGTTGGTCATTGTATTGCAGCTTCAGGAAGTATAGAATGTGTAGCCTCGATGCTTGAGCTTTCAGAAGGGTTTATTTTCCCCAATATTAATTGCGAAGACTTAAGCCCTGAAATTACCACTTTAATTAATCCGAAATGCATTCCACAAACCGTAATTCATAAACCATTTAATATCTTAGCTAAAGCCAGTTTTGGTTTTGGTGATATTAATGCCTGCATTATTTTTAAAAAATACGCCCATGAATAA
- a CDS encoding acyl carrier protein encodes MNKEEIIEALKTIVEPYSEEVAALANIDENTDFINDLKINSANLVDIVLDIEEKFNIEIDNDSMAKMLTVKATTEIIAQKLEAHAG; translated from the coding sequence ATGAATAAAGAAGAGATCATCGAAGCTTTAAAAACAATTGTTGAACCTTACAGCGAAGAGGTAGCAGCCCTGGCAAATATTGACGAAAACACTGATTTTATAAACGATTTAAAAATAAATTCAGCCAACCTGGTTGATATTGTTTTAGATATTGAAGAGAAATTTAACATCGAAATAGACAACGATTCGATGGCTAAAATGCTTACAGTAAAAGCCACAACTGAAATTATAGCTCAAAAACTGGAAGCGCATGCTGGGTAA
- a CDS encoding 4'-phosphopantetheinyl transferase superfamily protein, producing the protein MLGNDIVDLDLAKIQSNWKRKNYLDKIFTAEEQLLITSAKKPDEMVWLLWSMKESAYKIHNRKTGIRNFAPKSLNCTIHSDSDQIHGAVTIDENTYFTKSDIQVAYLHTIASPVYSKLEEIKVAIYESPDHPCDYKRTQPGCVSHHGRYLALVY; encoded by the coding sequence ATGCTGGGTAACGATATCGTTGATCTGGATCTGGCTAAAATTCAAAGTAACTGGAAGCGCAAAAATTACCTCGATAAAATTTTCACGGCTGAAGAACAGTTACTGATTACATCAGCAAAAAAACCTGATGAAATGGTATGGCTGTTATGGAGCATGAAAGAATCGGCTTATAAAATCCATAACCGTAAAACAGGCATCCGAAATTTTGCGCCTAAAAGTTTAAACTGTACCATTCATTCGGATAGCGATCAGATACATGGTGCTGTAACTATTGATGAAAATACGTATTTCACCAAAAGCGATATACAAGTGGCATATCTTCATACCATTGCCTCCCCTGTTTATAGCAAGTTGGAAGAAATTAAAGTAGCCATTTACGAATCACCAGATCATCCATGTGATTATAAACGTACTCAACCAGGCTGTGTGAGTCACCATGGGCGGTATTTGGCTTTGGTTTATTAA
- a CDS encoding purine-nucleoside phosphorylase, which yields MLRAIEETVEYIKRKTENFKPEIGIILGTGLGGLVKEIEVEHQLMYSNIPNFPISTLEFHSGKLIFGTLNGKKIIAMQGRLHYYEGYSMQQITFPVRVMKGLGIENLIVSNAAGSLNPEFKKGDLMIIDDHINLQPDNPLRGLMESELGPRFPDMSQPYKRDIIAKALEIAKDVDINCHKGVYVAVSGPNLETKAEYKYLRLIGADAVGMSTVPEVIVANHAGLPVFAISVLTDEGFPEDLQPFNLDEILAAAAKAEPKMTEILTRLISEL from the coding sequence ATGTTAAGAGCAATAGAAGAAACCGTTGAATATATAAAACGTAAAACAGAGAACTTTAAGCCAGAAATTGGGATTATTTTAGGTACTGGCTTGGGCGGCTTGGTAAAAGAAATCGAAGTTGAACATCAGTTGATGTATTCTAATATTCCAAATTTTCCAATTTCTACTTTAGAATTTCATAGTGGGAAACTGATTTTTGGAACATTGAACGGGAAGAAAATTATTGCGATGCAAGGGCGCTTACATTATTACGAAGGTTACAGCATGCAACAAATCACCTTTCCGGTGAGGGTAATGAAAGGTTTGGGTATCGAAAACTTAATTGTATCTAATGCTGCGGGCTCATTAAATCCTGAGTTTAAAAAGGGCGATTTAATGATTATTGATGATCATATTAATTTGCAACCAGATAACCCATTGCGGGGTTTAATGGAGAGTGAATTAGGCCCCCGTTTCCCAGATATGAGCCAGCCCTATAAACGCGATATCATAGCCAAAGCACTGGAAATAGCCAAAGATGTTGATATTAATTGCCATAAAGGAGTATATGTAGCCGTTTCTGGCCCGAATTTAGAAACCAAAGCCGAGTATAAGTATTTGCGTTTAATTGGTGCTGATGCCGTTGGCATGAGTACGGTGCCTGAGGTTATTGTAGCCAACCACGCTGGTTTACCTGTTTTTGCCATCTCGGTGTTAACCGATGAGGGTTTTCCGGAGGATCTGCAGCCTTTTAATTTAGATGAAATTTTAGCAGCAGCGGCTAAAGCCGAGCCTAAAATGACCGAGATTTTAACCCGCTTAATTTCTGAACTATAA
- a CDS encoding putative porin, translating into MHKVVKICFFLFLLLGINKAFAQDLKTSVGTNKELDSVRKKLDSGKDSVVFTAKYIRFTKLSLTKDSIVLLPLDTSTTNIQNYSPLLQPLHPTISNGNMGLAARSLLYEPSKRIGFDAGFHSLDYYALTPEDIIYYQARTPFTSLYFVSAGQKEQLFRAIHTQNIKKNWNVGVNFNRGDSKGFYARQRGDNLNVAVFSWYQSPSKRYNMWASAIFNTMRAYENGSTVATGLFDPGYSKIAREAEPVNLSDSRNMYRKNTIFLKQTYYVGRIDTSANVNNAVLPTNKVSYTFEYNNDSFDFYKNGTDVNHVLPPGIASTIFTNDSTHVKHIKNEFIYSFFLRPKNSSVIKNELKVDAGVRHDYYKHEYFGIKQDATNYEHSRFAYQNITILGAAGYRFSNNIDFNLDVQQILQGENAGDYLYEAKSKILLGKTIGRIELGAYLQNQTPAAIFNYYHGNHYQWTNSDFKNTKIANLSFNYINDKYGFTAGAKYFLTSNYVYFAADHSNGTNAILPKQATADISLIRLDVSKKSRFGKFVMENYVAYQKTDKNAVLRTPELYTYNSIYFDNTFFKVLKANVGFDVRYNSEYANYLYSPATAQFYIDERNPTNLVSKPVIDVFFKANLKRANIFVKYDFVNQGLFQPGYYTVNRYPMQDALLKFGVSWNFYD; encoded by the coding sequence ATGCATAAAGTCGTTAAAATCTGTTTTTTTCTCTTCCTGCTGTTAGGCATTAACAAAGCCTTTGCACAAGATTTAAAAACAAGTGTCGGTACCAATAAAGAACTCGATTCTGTCCGGAAAAAATTAGATTCGGGAAAGGATTCTGTTGTTTTTACCGCAAAATATATCAGGTTTACCAAGTTGTCGCTAACGAAAGATAGTATTGTATTGCTGCCTTTAGATACTTCCACCACGAATATTCAGAATTACAGTCCGCTTTTACAACCCCTGCACCCAACCATTAGCAATGGTAACATGGGCCTGGCCGCCAGGTCTTTATTGTACGAGCCTAGTAAAAGGATTGGCTTTGATGCAGGATTTCATTCGCTTGATTATTATGCTTTAACACCCGAAGATATTATTTACTATCAGGCCAGAACGCCGTTTACCAGCCTGTATTTTGTTAGTGCAGGTCAAAAAGAACAGCTTTTTAGGGCTATCCACACGCAGAATATTAAAAAAAACTGGAACGTTGGGGTTAATTTTAACCGTGGTGATTCTAAAGGCTTTTACGCAAGGCAGCGTGGCGATAATTTGAATGTTGCGGTATTTTCATGGTACCAATCGCCAAGTAAACGTTATAATATGTGGGCATCGGCAATTTTTAACACCATGCGCGCCTACGAGAATGGTTCTACAGTCGCTACAGGTTTATTCGATCCTGGCTATTCTAAAATTGCGAGAGAGGCTGAGCCTGTAAATTTATCAGACTCCAGAAATATGTACCGTAAAAACACCATTTTCTTAAAGCAAACCTATTATGTAGGCAGGATAGATACCTCTGCAAATGTGAACAATGCTGTTTTACCAACCAATAAGGTTTCGTATACATTTGAGTATAATAACGACAGTTTCGATTTTTACAAAAATGGAACGGATGTTAATCATGTACTGCCTCCCGGGATTGCGAGCACCATATTCACGAATGACTCGACCCATGTAAAACATATCAAAAATGAATTTATTTACAGTTTCTTTTTAAGGCCAAAAAATAGTTCGGTTATTAAAAATGAATTAAAGGTTGATGCGGGCGTAAGGCACGATTATTACAAGCATGAATATTTTGGGATAAAACAAGATGCAACCAATTACGAACACAGTAGATTTGCTTATCAAAACATCACCATTTTAGGCGCAGCGGGCTATCGGTTCTCTAACAATATCGATTTCAATTTAGATGTACAGCAAATTTTGCAGGGTGAAAATGCAGGCGATTATTTATATGAGGCAAAAAGTAAAATTCTTTTAGGTAAAACCATAGGAAGGATCGAGTTGGGGGCCTATTTACAAAACCAAACGCCAGCAGCTATTTTTAATTACTATCATGGCAATCATTACCAATGGACAAACAGTGATTTTAAGAACACTAAAATTGCCAATTTATCATTTAACTATATTAATGATAAGTATGGTTTTACTGCCGGAGCCAAATATTTCTTAACCAGTAACTACGTTTATTTTGCTGCCGACCATAGCAATGGTACAAATGCCATTTTACCGAAACAAGCTACTGCTGATATTAGCTTAATCAGACTGGATGTATCAAAGAAATCGAGGTTTGGTAAGTTTGTAATGGAAAACTATGTCGCTTATCAAAAAACAGATAAAAATGCAGTATTAAGAACACCAGAACTTTATACTTATAACAGTATTTATTTTGATAATACTTTTTTCAAGGTATTAAAGGCTAATGTGGGATTTGATGTGAGGTACAATTCTGAATATGCAAACTATTTATATTCACCTGCAACGGCGCAGTTTTATATCGATGAGCGCAATCCAACAAACCTGGTTTCAAAACCCGTAATTGATGTCTTTTTTAAGGCCAATTTAAAGAGGGCTAATATTTTTGTTAAATACGATTTTGTAAATCAGGGCTTATTCCAGCCAGGTTATTACACTGTAAATAGATACCCAATGCAAGATGCCCTATTAAAATTTGGGGTAAGCTGGAATTTTTACGACTAA
- a CDS encoding sterol desaturase family protein has product MSPNKRLVVGQGQISGYISIFLAVLALLGILCFHYPEKLTTPEFREIYTKNSMEALMLGGVIGCFFFSLLSLILSKKLKWAWPGFVLGALAVILGALSVEGRDVAKSGWHFGLDWMILDLLLMVAIFVPLELFFPKNNEQTKFHEEWRTDLTYFVISHLFIQFFGIVTQKPAVLFFGWIGLDKLHTWVQGLPFIVALFLAFFSTDLFQYWAHRFFHTRVSLWRFHSIHHSTQNMDWLAGSRTHFIDIFFTRAMTFIPLYVLGFSSTVFNVYIIFIAIHAVLIHANTRINFGPLKYIFTTPQYHHWHHCEDPKYYGHNFASIFPFIDMLFGTYYLPGKEWPAGTGVHEASYPKGFVKQSIYPFTKSPFDTDLNMEERSDR; this is encoded by the coding sequence ATGTCTCCGAACAAACGATTAGTAGTGGGCCAAGGCCAGATTAGTGGGTATATTTCTATTTTTTTAGCTGTATTGGCACTTTTAGGGATCCTGTGTTTTCATTATCCAGAAAAGCTTACCACGCCCGAATTCCGCGAAATATACACGAAAAACAGCATGGAAGCTTTAATGCTCGGTGGCGTTATAGGGTGTTTCTTCTTTTCATTATTAAGCCTGATCCTCAGTAAAAAACTAAAATGGGCCTGGCCGGGCTTTGTGCTTGGCGCTTTAGCCGTAATATTAGGCGCTTTAAGTGTAGAAGGGAGAGATGTAGCCAAATCGGGCTGGCATTTTGGCTTAGATTGGATGATTTTAGATCTTCTTTTAATGGTTGCCATTTTTGTCCCCCTAGAATTATTCTTCCCAAAAAATAATGAGCAAACCAAATTCCACGAAGAATGGCGCACCGATTTAACCTATTTTGTAATCAGCCATCTTTTTATTCAGTTTTTTGGTATCGTAACCCAAAAACCTGCCGTATTATTTTTTGGTTGGATCGGTTTAGATAAATTGCACACCTGGGTACAGGGTCTCCCATTTATAGTGGCGCTCTTTTTGGCTTTTTTTAGTACCGATTTGTTTCAATATTGGGCACATCGTTTTTTCCATACCCGGGTATCCCTTTGGCGCTTCCATTCCATACACCATTCTACACAAAATATGGATTGGCTGGCTGGAAGCCGCACCCATTTTATCGACATCTTTTTCACCAGGGCAATGACTTTCATCCCGCTTTATGTTTTGGGCTTTTCGTCTACCGTTTTCAACGTGTACATTATATTTATTGCCATACATGCGGTGCTCATCCATGCCAATACCAGAATTAATTTTGGTCCGTTAAAATACATTTTTACTACGCCTCAATATCACCACTGGCATCATTGCGAAGATCCTAAATACTATGGACATAATTTCGCTTCCATATTTCCTTTTATTGATATGCTGTTCGGCACCTATTACTTGCCTGGCAAAGAATGGCCCGCCGGAACGGGCGTACATGAAGCTTCCTATCCGAAAGGTTTCGTTAAACAATCCATTTATCCATTTACAAAAAGCCCTTTTGATACCGATTTAAATATGGAAGAAAGAAGTGATAGATAG